A region from the Brassica napus cultivar Da-Ae chromosome C8, Da-Ae, whole genome shotgun sequence genome encodes:
- the LOC111199873 gene encoding uncharacterized protein LOC111199873: MAFRRTSSVLYILFIFYLQHNLLSVSSRPPSVDTNHETLPFNPSETDVVGFEGKTRELAVVIKKAIGGGRGGGSGSRGGGGGGRSRSRGGAGVIYPARSHFHRSSGSMNLRGGVCAVGWLCSSVLAGLFLILNLIYVRRSRWNYGVCKVSFIFT; encoded by the coding sequence ATGGCTTTCAGAAGAACATCTTCGGTTTTGTATATTCTCTTCATCTTTTATCTTCAACACAATTTGCTTTCCGTGAGCTCACGACCTCCCTCAGTAGATACGAACCACGAGACTCTTCCTTTTAATCCCTCAGAGACGGATGTTGTTGGGTTTGAAGGAAAGACTCGTGAGCTAGCTGTCGTTATCAAAAAAGCAATTGGTGGAGGACGTGGCGGGGGGAGTGGCAGCAGGGGTGGAGGAGGTGGAGGTCGAAGCCGATCACGTGGCGGGGCAGGTGTGATTTATCCGGCCAGATCGCATTTTCATCGTTCAAGCGGTAGCATGAACCTTCGAGGGGGAGTGTGTGCGGTCGGCTGGTTGTGTTCATCGGTGTTAGCCGGTTTATTCTTGATTCTGAACTTGATATATGTACGTAGGTCTAGATGGAACTATGGCGTATGTAAAGTGTCGTTCATATTCACTTAG
- the LOC125591496 gene encoding uncharacterized protein LOC125591496 — translation MAMVTSDRITLLNDVKPFKSTWKVEVKVLHSWTQRSNYPGGDSLQFILADKTGVKIHCTCKRLFLARVKKLQVGQWRFIENVSVTPAAGKYRPTSHAYKLTIISNSNVTNSSVKNDDEFLSLTTFPEIMNGSLDSNVLIDVIGQAIDIGDMQVVPVQGQVQITNAFDTSTLEINPPGFDVQDYIRLMPNNELALITDGREVVKPKGNKRQPDQWSIYPERTILDIIMATEIEKCIVTATVDAIDTDWAWYYFGCAKCHYKKVTDITNRDVVPVKHLWYCDTCHQSVTNVAPRFKIHLLLKDDTGETKVMLLDTVAEPILGVSAEVLLNGSLEEVEDPEDLPDQVTALIGKTFKFGVYVNKDNVDYGSHIFNVGKTWSADTIITRADDEDTGDTSTIVSSDRSSGQVSFVSIESEDNTCLSSTPLSKRKGSSNEIDDLSSTSKKQCSKIIKVEKNTVEK, via the exons ATGGCAATGGTTACATCAGACCGAATAACTTTGTTGAACGATGTCAAACCATTTAAATCAACTTGGAAGGTTGAAGTAAAGGTTCTACATTCATGGACACAGCGCTCTAACTACCCCGGTGGAGACTCTTTGCAGTTCATACTCGCAGATAAGACA GGTGTTAAGATTCATTGTACCTGCAAGAGACTCTTCTTGGCTCGTGTTAAGAAACTTCAGGTGGGACAATGGAGGTTCATTGAGAATGTGTCCGTAACTCCTGCAGCTGGAAAGTACCGACCGACCAGTCATGCGTACAAGCTGACCATCATAAGTAACTCTAATGTCACCAATTCCTCCGTGAAAAATGATGATGAATTTTTGTCATTGACCACTTTCCCAGAAATCATGAATGGAAGTCTTGATTCAAATGTTCTAATTG ATGTTATTGGTCAAGCAATAGATATTGGAGATATGCAGGTTGTGCCAGTTCAAg GACAAGTCCAGATAACAAATGCATTTGATACTTCAACCTTGGAGATAAATCCACCTGGATTTGATGTGCAAGATTATATCAGACT GATGCCAAATAATGAGCTTGCTCTCATTACTGATGGTCGTGAGGTTGTGAAACCCAAAGGAAACAAACGCCAACCAGATCAGTGGTCAATTTACCCAGAGAGAACGATTTTGGATATCATAATGGCGACTGAG ATTGAGAAATGCATTGTTACAGCAACAGTTGATGCAATAGACACAGATTGGGCATGGTATTATTTTGGTTGTGCTAAGTGCCACTATAAGAAGGTTACTGACATTACTAATAGGGATGTGGTGCCTGTGAAACATTTGTGGTATTGTGATACATGCCATCAGTCAGTCACCAATGTTGCACCTAG GTTCAAAATACACCTATTACTAAAGGATGACACTGGTGAAACTAAGGTGATGTTGCTTGATACTGTTGCTGAACCTATTTTGGGAGTAAGTGCTGAAGTACTCTTAAATGGTTCTCTAGAAGAG GTTGAGGATCCTGAAGACTTGCCTGACCAAGTTACTGCTCTGATTGGGAAAACTTTCAAATTTGGAGTCTATGTGAACAAAGATAATGTTGATTATGGATCCCATATATTTAATGTTGGGAAGACTTGGTCTGCTGATACAATAATAACTCGTGCGGACGATGAGGACACCGGAGATACATCGACCATAGTTTCCTCTGATCGTTCATCAGGACAG GTGTCTTTTGTCAGCATTGAATCTGAAGACAACACATGTTTATCTTCAACTCCACTGTCAAAACGAAAAGGAAGCAGTAATGAAATTGATGACCTTTCTTCTACTTCAAAGAAACAATGCTCTAAGATAATCAAGGTGGAAAAGAACACTGTGGAGAAGTGA
- the LOC111206909 gene encoding uncharacterized protein LOC111206909, with the protein MVFSFTSLGGKIDKSLKKGRGPQMIQLHGENYHLMGSLTPPEGDHAKFGQLYIVDTENEVENRFNALRSKSKNFSPGSKQDGLKKEVIQPTIKMLNAVNPYVVQFRSARERFQLNPAKTFHMRIVSRSDKDGRTYNMPTAAEVAALIPCDFNLGMDKRDIVLQHKSGKLTRIDEIHISYLALQYPLIFVYGEDGFRVGIKKGVTEASKKLKNPSISMRQFFAFRLQERDNESHVLLYSRSYDSIRESENAGNSDMNEQGQQFLLPATFTGSPRYMKNMYLDAMAICRHFGFPDLFITFTCNPKWPELTRFLEKRGLKSDDRPEIICRIFKLKLDSLMNDLTKKNILGKTSSSMYTVEFQKRGLPHAHILLFMHPSSKFPKTEDIDKIISAEIPDKSSDPDLYNVVKDCMIHGPCGAANMNSPCMENGQCSKMFPKQFAENTRVKKDGFPLYRRRQSDCYIEKNGLKCDNRWVIPYNRKLSLRYRAHINVEWCNQVGSIKYLFKYINKGADRVTVVVEPPGPEVRSETLATSAPANSAAPSSSAAHSATATSGCATSAPANSATDTGGNVLKQNVEIKKNEINVFFDCRGNDKLKDVVGRKLIENTMFLAWFKLNEVDAFARTLTYIQIPNYYTYSKSQKKWTRRKQGFSVGRINYAPRKQESAYFFRVLLNYVKGPTIFDDIKTYNGVVYEGYKEACYARGILDDDQEYIDDLVRRSYDSSAAVVRDLFVLMLLSDSLCQPEVVGIKLGNCCLRISRLILSDSDKKLYALIEIEKLMRRNGSSLSVYESMPKLPTEFKPIENVLILDELNYDLHELQATHDRDILKMTDEQKKIYDEIIGAVVEDRGGMFFVYGFGGTGKTFLWQILSAAVRCRGDIVLNTASSGIASLLLQGGRTAHSRFSIPINPDEFTTYRSLKDLMGNHDNKPFGGKVIVFGGDFRQVLHVITGGSKAEIVLAAMNSSYLWEHCKVLKLTKNMRLSSNNLFEDEAKDLKEFSEWILAVGDGRIAEPNDGEVLIDIPEQFLIMDQEYPIETISHAIYGDADSLRRIQDPKFFQQRAILCPTNEDVNMINDHMFSKLDGEEMVFISSDSIDPSDTGSVNNDALSTDFLNSIKVSGLPNHSLRLKIGCPVMLLRNINPNEGLMNGTRL; encoded by the exons ATGGTTTTCTCTTTCACTTCACTTGGTGGGAAGATAGATAAATCTCTGAAAAAGGGACGAGGACCACAGATGATTCAGCTTCATGGTGAAAACTATCATTTGATGGGAAGTTTAACACCACCTGAAGGAGACCATGCCAAGTTTGGACAACTATACATTGTTGATACAGAGAATGAAGTTGAAAACAGATTTAATGCTCTGAG AAGCAAATCCAAAAATTTCTCACCTGGTAGTAAGCAAGACGGTTTGAAGAAGGAAGTTATTCAACCTACTATCAAGATGTTGAATGCTGTTAATCCATATGTTGTGCAGTTTCGATCAGCTAGAGAGAGATTTCAATTGAATCCTGCAAAAACCTTCCATATGCGAATTGTCAGTAGAAGTGACAAAGATGGTAGGACATATAATATGCCAACAGCAGCTGAGGTGGCTGCATTGATTCCTTGTGATTTTAATTTAGGAATGGATAAGCGGGATATTGTGCTTCAGCATAAATCTGGAAAACTAACCAGGATCGATGAGATTCATATCTCTTATCTAGCACTACAATATCCTCTAATATTTGTCTATGGTGAGGATGGTTTCAGGGTTGGTATTAAGAAAGGCGTTACAGAAGCGTCAAAGAAACTCAAAAATCCTTCAATCAGTATGAGGCAGTTTTTTGCTTTCAGGCTTCAAGAGCGAGATAATGAGTCTCATGTTCTGCTCTATTCAAGAAG TTACGACTCTATCAGAGAATCAGAAAATGCTGGCAACTCAGATATGAATGAACAAGGTCAGCAATTTCTTCTACCAGCTACTTTTACAGGGAGTCCAAGATACATGAAGAATATGTACTTAGACGCTATGGCCATTTGTAGACATTTTGGTTTTCCAGACCTTTTCATCACATTCACATGCAATCCAAAATGGCCAGAACTTACAAGATTTCTTGAGAAAAGAGGCTTGAAATCAGATGACAGGCCTGAGATTATTTGTCGGATCTTTAAGTTGAAACTCGATTCTTTGATGAAtgatttgacaaagaagaatatTCTGGGAAAGACATCTTCAT CTATGTATACTGTTGAGTTTCAAAAGAGAGGCCTGCCACATGCTCACATTCTGCTTTTTATGCACCCTTCCTCCAAGTTTCCCAAAACAGAAGACATTGATAAAATCATATCAGCTGAGATCCCAGATAAATCATCTGATCCAGATCTTTACAATGTTGTTAAGGATTGTATGATTCATGGTCCCTGTGGAGCTGCTAATATGAATTCACCATGTATGGAGAATGGACAGTGTTCGAAAATGTTTCCTAAGCAATTCGCAGAGAATACTCGGGTGAAAAAAGATGGATTTCCACTCTATAGAAGACGCCAGTCTGACTGTTATATTGAGAAGAATGGCTTAAAATGTGATAACAGATGGGTCATCCCTTACAACAGGAAACTCTCTCTTCGTTATCGAGCTCACATTAATGTAGAGTGGTGCAATCAAGTTGGTTctattaagtatttatttaaatacattaataaaggaGCGGATCGTGTAACTGTAGTTGTCGAACCACCAGGGCCAGAAGTTAGGAGCGAAACACTAGCTACCTCAGCTCCAGCGAACTCAGCAGCACCAAGCTCATCTGCAGCCCACTCAGCTACAGCAACCTCAGGTTGTGCGACCTCAGCTCCAGCTAACTCAGCGACAGACACTGGTGGTAATGTTTTGAAACAAAACGTTGAGATTAAGAAGAATGAAATAAATGTTTTCTTTGATTGcag AGGGAATGACAAACTGAAAGATGTTGTTGGTCGTAAGCTTATCGAGAACACAATGTTTCTGGCTTGGTTTAAGCTTAATGAAGTTGATGCTTTCGCTCGGACTCTTACTTATATTCAGATTCCCAACTACTACACATATTCAAAGAGTCAGAAGAAGTGGACTAGAAGGAAGCAAGGGTTCAGTGTTGGAAGAATTAATTATGCCCCACGTAAGCAAGAAAGTGCTTATTTTTTTAGAGTGTTATTGAACTACGTCAAAGGTCCTACCATCTTTGACGATATTAAAACCTACAATGGTGTAGTTTACGAGGGGTATAAAGAGGCATGTTATGCTCGAGGAATATTGGATGATGACCAGGAGTATATAGATGACTTAGTGAGGCGCAGTTATGATAGCTCTGCAGCTGTTGTTCGTGATCTTTTTGTTCTAATGCTTCTATCCGATAGTTTGTGTCAACCAGAGGTTGTTGGGATAAAACTTGGAAACTGTTGTCTGAGGATATCGA GGCTTATACTAAGTGATAGTGACAAGAAACTATATGCTCTTATAGAGATTGAGAAGCTTATGAGAAGGAATGGGAGTTCACTTTCAGTCTATGAATCTATGCCTAAACTGCCTACTGAATTCAAACCGATcgaaaatgttttgatcttggATGAATTAAATTACGACCTGCATGAGTTGCAAGCCACTCATGACAGAGATATTCTGAAGATGActgatgaacaaaaaaagatATACGATGAGATCATTGGTGCTGTTGTTGAAGATAGAGGTGGAATGTTCTTTGTTTATGGGTTCGGTGGCACTGGAAAAACCTTTCTTTGGCAAATTCTATCAGCTGCTGTTAGGTGTAGGGGAGATATAGTTCTTAATACTGCATCTAGCGGAATTGCTTCTTTGTTGTTACAAGGTGGTAGGACTGCTCATTCCCGTTTTAGCATACCAATCAATCCAGATGAGTTTACTACAT ACAGAAGTTTAAAGGATCTGATGGGGAATCACGACAATAAGCCTTTTGGTGGGAAGGTTATTGTTTTTGGAGGTGACTTTCGGCAAGTACTTCATGTGATTACTGGAGGTAGCAAGGCTGAGATAGTGTTGGCTGCCATGAATTCTTCTTATCTCTGGGAACATTGCAAGGTTCTGAAACTTACTAAGAATATGAGATTATCTTCGAACAATCTTTTTGAGGATGAGGCAAAAGATCTGAAAGAATTTTCTGAATGGATTTTGGCTGTTGGGGATGGGAGAATAGCAGAGCCTAATGATGGGGAGGTACTAATTGATATTCCAGAACAGTTTTTAATTATGGACCAAGAGTATCCGATAGAAACTATAAGTCATGCCATCTATGGAGATGCAGATTCATTAAGAAGAATTCAAGATCCTAAGTTTTTCCAACAGAGAGCAATCTTATGTCCAACAAATGAGGATGTTAATATGATTAACGATCATATGTTTTCTAAACTTGATG GTGAAGaaatggtttttatttcatctGATAGTATTGATCCTTCTGATACTGGTTCAGTCAACAATGATGCTCTCAGCACCGACTTCCTAAACAGCATTAAAGTTTCTGGTCTACCAAACCATAGTCTAAGATTGAAGATTGGTTGTCCTGTTATGTTGCTTAGGAATATTAATCCTAATGAGGGTTTAATGAATGGAACAAGATTGTAA